In one window of Nicotiana tabacum cultivar K326 chromosome 12, ASM71507v2, whole genome shotgun sequence DNA:
- the LOC107765582 gene encoding spermidine synthase 1, which produces MEEASNNNESPYISSVLPGWFSEISPLWPGEAHSLKVEKILFQGKSDYQNVMVFQSSTYGKVLVLDGVIQLTERDECAYQEMITHLPLCSIPNPKKVLVIGGGDGGVLREVSRHSSVEQIDICEIDKMVIDVAKQFFPNVAIGYEDPRVKLHVGDGVAFLKNVPEGTYDAVIVDSSDPIGPAQELFEKPFFETVARALRPGGVVCTQAESIWLHMDIIEHILANCRQIFKGSVNYAWTTVPTYPSGVIGFMLCSTEGPAVDFKNPTNPIDTDDSHTKTRGPLKFYNSEIHSASFCLPSFAKRVIESKGK; this is translated from the exons ATGGAGGAAGCGAGTAACAATAATGAATCTCCTTACATTTCTTCTGTGTTGCCTGGATGGTTCTCTGAGATTAGCCCTCTTTGGCCTG GGGAAGCACACTCATTGAAGGTTGAAAAGATATTATTTCAGGGGAAGTCAGATTACCAAAATGTCATGGTTTTTCAG TCATCAACTTATGGAAAGGTGCTTGTTTTGGATGGTGTGATACAACTCACAGAGCGAGATGAATGTGCTTACCAAGAAATGATCACTCATCTCCCACTCTGCTCAATTCCAAACCCCAAAAAG GTGTTGGTTATTGGAGGAGGCGATGGTGGTGTCTTGCGTGAGGTGTCTCGGCATTCTTCTGTTGAACAGATAGACATATGTGAGATTGACAAGATGGTAATTGAT gTTGCTAAACAATTTTTCCCTAATGTAGCCATAGGATATGAGGATCCCCGGGTTAAACTCCATGTTGGTGATG GAGTTGCATTTTTGAAAAATGTTCCAGAAGGAACTTATGATGCTGTTATAGTGGATTCCTCTGACCCCATAG GTCCAGCCCAAGAGTTGTTCGAAAAGCCTTTCTTTGAAACAGTAGCAAGGGCTCTTCGTCCTGGAGGGGTTGTCTGTACACAGGCGGAGAGCATATGGCTTCACATGGACATAATTGAACATATCTTGGCAAactgccgccagatcttcaaagGCTCAGTCAACTATGCCTGGACCACAGTTCCTACTTATCCAAG TGGTGTTATTGGTTTCATGCTCTGCTCTACTGAGGGACCTGCTGTTGATTTCAAGAATCCTACTAACCCCATTGACACCGATGATAGCCACACCAAAACTAGAGGACCCTTGAAGTTCTACAACTCTGAG attCACTCTGCATCGTTCTGTTTGCCATCTTTTGCGAAGAGGGTGATTGAATCCAAAGGAAAATGA